A portion of the Rhodopseudomonas sp. BAL398 genome contains these proteins:
- a CDS encoding TetR/AcrR family transcriptional regulator, translating into MTDAAQLEIDSPPPDVKLSPRERLIESGRILFCRYGINSVGVDAIIESAGTAKTTLYKLFGSKDGLVEAVLDHEGRNWRSWFLDEIDGQGGTARERLGRIGPALKVWFSRSDFFGCPFINAVGESDKADDRMRRLAIAHKTVVLDRLTALCTEAGVPEPAQVAHTLGLVIDGAIVMALITRDASAADVAGRACAAILPA; encoded by the coding sequence ATGACCGACGCAGCGCAGCTCGAAATCGATTCACCCCCGCCCGACGTGAAGCTGTCGCCGCGGGAGCGGCTGATCGAAAGCGGCCGGATCCTGTTCTGCCGCTATGGCATCAACTCGGTCGGCGTCGACGCCATCATCGAATCCGCCGGCACCGCCAAGACCACTTTGTATAAATTGTTCGGATCGAAGGACGGCCTGGTCGAGGCCGTGCTCGACCATGAGGGCCGCAATTGGCGCAGCTGGTTTCTCGATGAGATCGACGGGCAGGGCGGCACCGCGCGCGAGCGGCTCGGCCGCATCGGCCCGGCACTGAAGGTCTGGTTTAGCCGCAGCGATTTTTTCGGTTGCCCCTTCATCAATGCGGTCGGCGAATCCGACAAGGCCGACGACCGGATGCGCAGGCTGGCGATCGCCCACAAGACCGTCGTGCTGGATCGGTTGACGGCATTATGCACCGAAGCCGGCGTGCCGGAGCCGGCGCAGGTCGCCCACACACTCGGCCTGGTGATCGACGGCGCCATCGTGATGGCGCTGATCACCCGCGACGCCTCGGCCGCCGATGTCGCCGGGCGCGCTTGCGCGGCGATTCTGCCCGCCTGA
- a CDS encoding 5-methyltetrahydropteroyltriglutamate--homocysteine methyltransferase, which produces MNLPKHLLPTTVVGSYPQPEWLVDRAMLSKVVPRTRMHAMWRLPEEHLEEAQDDATIVAIRDMERAGIDIVTDGEIRRESYSNRFATALEGIDIDNPAIITARTGQSTPVPRVVAAVRRTQPVELRDMQFLRRNTEHTAKITLPGPFTMSQQAKNEFYADDEELAMAFAAAVNEEALELQRAGADVIQLDEPWVRNNPEVAKRYAVKAINRALQGITVPTVVHLCFGYAAVVPGSTKPAGYSFLAELADTTADQISIEAAQPKLDLGVLKDLSSKKIMLGVLDLGDPQIETVEVVADRIRQGLKYVAAERLVPAPDCGMKYMPRATAFGKLKAMADAAAIVRGELG; this is translated from the coding sequence GTGAATTTGCCCAAACATCTGCTGCCGACCACCGTGGTCGGCAGCTATCCGCAGCCGGAATGGCTGGTCGACCGCGCCATGCTGTCCAAGGTGGTGCCGCGCACCCGCATGCATGCGATGTGGCGGCTGCCCGAAGAACATCTCGAGGAGGCCCAGGACGACGCCACCATCGTGGCGATCCGCGACATGGAGCGCGCCGGCATCGATATCGTGACCGACGGCGAAATCCGCCGCGAGAGCTATTCGAACCGCTTCGCCACCGCGCTGGAGGGGATCGACATCGATAACCCGGCGATCATCACCGCGCGCACCGGACAGTCGACGCCGGTGCCGCGCGTCGTCGCCGCGGTGCGCCGCACCCAGCCGGTGGAATTGCGCGACATGCAATTCCTGCGTCGCAACACCGAGCACACGGCGAAGATCACGCTGCCCGGGCCGTTCACCATGAGTCAGCAGGCCAAGAATGAATTCTACGCCGACGACGAAGAGCTGGCGATGGCGTTCGCCGCCGCGGTCAACGAGGAAGCGCTGGAGCTGCAGCGCGCCGGCGCCGACGTGATCCAGCTCGACGAGCCCTGGGTGCGCAACAATCCCGAAGTGGCCAAGCGCTACGCGGTGAAGGCGATCAACCGCGCGCTGCAGGGCATCACGGTGCCGACCGTGGTGCATCTGTGCTTCGGCTATGCGGCAGTAGTGCCGGGCTCGACCAAGCCGGCCGGCTATTCGTTTCTCGCCGAACTGGCCGACACCACGGCCGATCAGATCTCGATCGAGGCGGCGCAGCCAAAGCTCGATCTCGGCGTGTTGAAGGATCTGTCGTCGAAGAAGATCATGCTCGGCGTGCTCGACCTCGGCGATCCGCAGATCGAAACCGTGGAGGTCGTCGCCGACCGCATCCGCCAGGGATTGAAATATGTCGCGGCGGAGCGTCTGGTGCCGGCGCCGGATTGCGGCATGAAATACATGCCGCGCGCCACCGCCTTCGGCAAGTTGAAGGCGATGGCCGATGCCGCCGCGATCGTGCGCGGCGAACTCGGTTAA
- a CDS encoding ABC transporter permease translates to MSLDLSIDDVAAASPRRAAAGQLAGHARSTAYVLLGIGIMLGVWWIGGWLVSSNPATMNFAGFAPVPTFLRLWQMLISDEAVEMALPSLARIGGGLAWAIALGVPFGILIGRFRAVREASSVPFQFLRMISPLAWMPIAVMAFSTWNGAIVFLIGVAAVWPILFSTAHGFRRIDPAWFKVARNLGARPWHMLFTIIVPAIAQDALSGIRLAVGVAWIVLVPAEFLGVTSGLGYSINDARDSLEYDRLGATVVIIGVIGFALDFICERAVRRASWAREE, encoded by the coding sequence GTGAGCCTCGACCTGTCCATCGACGACGTCGCGGCCGCTTCGCCCCGCCGGGCGGCGGCCGGACAACTCGCCGGCCACGCCCGCAGCACCGCCTATGTGCTGCTCGGCATCGGCATCATGCTCGGCGTCTGGTGGATCGGCGGCTGGCTGGTCTCCTCCAATCCGGCGACGATGAATTTCGCCGGCTTCGCGCCGGTGCCGACCTTCCTGCGATTATGGCAGATGCTGATCAGCGACGAGGCGGTGGAGATGGCGCTGCCGAGCCTCGCGCGGATCGGCGGCGGGCTGGCCTGGGCGATCGCGCTTGGCGTGCCGTTCGGGATTCTGATCGGCCGCTTCCGGGCGGTGCGCGAGGCCAGTTCGGTGCCGTTCCAGTTCCTGCGGATGATCTCGCCGCTGGCCTGGATGCCGATCGCCGTGATGGCGTTCTCGACCTGGAATGGCGCCATCGTATTCCTGATCGGGGTCGCGGCGGTGTGGCCGATCCTGTTCTCGACCGCGCACGGCTTTCGTCGCATCGATCCGGCCTGGTTCAAGGTCGCGCGCAATCTCGGCGCCCGGCCCTGGCACATGCTGTTCACCATCATCGTGCCGGCGATCGCCCAGGATGCGCTGAGCGGCATTCGGCTGGCGGTCGGCGTCGCCTGGATCGTGCTGGTGCCGGCCGAATTCCTCGGCGTCACCTCCGGACTCGGCTACTCCATCAACGACGCCCGCGACAGCCTCGAATATGATCGGCTGGGCGCCACCGTGGTGATCATCGGCGTGATCGGCTTTGCGCTGGATTTCATCTGCGAACGCGCCGTCCGCCGCGCCAGCTGGGCGCGCGAGGAATGA
- a CDS encoding ABC transporter ATP-binding protein, translated as MALIKSTTSWPGAHIAINGVSHHYRRSTVNVLSDISLEVQPCEAVALVGRSGCGKSTLLHIISGLALPSAGEVRIDGARVEGPSPHWIVMFQQPNLYPWMTVAQNVGIGLKFAGRPRREIAARVSELLQLVELDGYAARNVQDLSGGQQQRIALARSLAVCPKVLLLDEPFSALDGVTRRALQRDVRRIAVEMGITLVIVTHDIPEAVAMADRAVIMTADPGRIAEIVPIEGDHQDRERRGTGAQAAQIKLQAAFERAAGRSVEAPVSLLAAHSAQPDCSVQQAHRPEPLKIVTAGHR; from the coding sequence ATGGCATTGATCAAATCGACCACCTCCTGGCCCGGCGCGCATATCGCCATCAATGGCGTCAGCCATCATTATCGGCGCTCGACCGTCAATGTGCTGAGCGACATCAGCCTCGAAGTGCAGCCCTGCGAGGCGGTGGCGCTGGTCGGCCGTTCCGGCTGCGGCAAGTCGACATTGCTGCACATCATCTCCGGCCTGGCGCTGCCGAGCGCCGGCGAGGTCCGGATCGACGGCGCGCGGGTCGAGGGGCCGTCGCCGCACTGGATTGTCATGTTCCAGCAGCCCAATCTGTATCCATGGATGACGGTGGCGCAGAATGTCGGCATCGGGCTGAAATTCGCCGGGCGTCCGCGCCGGGAAATCGCCGCACGGGTGAGCGAATTGCTGCAGCTGGTCGAGCTCGACGGCTACGCCGCGCGCAATGTGCAGGATCTATCCGGCGGCCAGCAGCAGCGCATCGCGCTGGCCCGGTCGCTGGCGGTGTGTCCCAAGGTGTTGCTGCTCGACGAGCCGTTCTCCGCGCTCGACGGCGTCACCCGTCGCGCGCTGCAGCGCGACGTCCGCCGCATCGCGGTGGAGATGGGGATCACGCTCGTCATCGTCACCCACGACATTCCCGAGGCCGTCGCGATGGCCGACCGCGCGGTGATCATGACCGCCGATCCCGGCCGCATCGCCGAGATCGTGCCGATCGAGGGCGATCACCAGGACCGCGAACGCCGCGGCACCGGCGCCCAGGCCGCGCAGATCAAACTGCAAGCCGCGTTCGAGCGCGCCGCCGGACGCTCGGTCGAAGCCCCGGTCAGCCTCCTCGCCGCGCATTCGGCGCAGCCTGACTGCTCGGTCCAGCAAGCACACCGGCCGGAACCGCTCAAGATCGTCACTGCCGGTCATCGTTGA
- a CDS encoding ABC transporter substrate-binding protein, whose protein sequence is MCINCGNDVVHPDDDGFRVSVDRRQTLDMLAAGGLAALGTMLGGFGSAAHAADDDVVRIGYLPITDATPLLVAHGMGYFKDEGLEAARPTLIRGWSPLVESFAAGKFNLVHLLKPIPVWMRYNNDFPVKIMAWAHTNGSGVVVGKDTGIHSFKDLGGKQLAVPFWYSMHNIVLQYALRKSGIKPVIKAQSEPLAADECNLQVMAPPEMPAALAAKKIDGYIVAEPFNALGEIKAGGRMLRFTGDIWKNHPCCVLCMNETVITKKPEWTQKVMNALVRAEIYASANKKEVAKLLSKDGEGYLPLPAPIIERAMTYYDEKVYGDSGAITHPDWNIGRIDFQPWPYPSATKLIVEAMNDTVVSGDTTFLKKLDPDFVAKDLVNYDFVKTAMSKYPAWKSDPSVNPDDPFNRTEVLAL, encoded by the coding sequence ATGTGCATCAATTGCGGAAATGACGTCGTTCACCCCGATGACGACGGCTTCCGTGTCTCCGTCGATCGCCGGCAGACGCTCGACATGCTGGCGGCCGGCGGCCTGGCCGCGCTGGGCACCATGCTGGGCGGCTTCGGCTCCGCGGCCCATGCCGCCGACGACGACGTGGTGCGGATCGGCTACCTGCCGATCACCGACGCGACCCCGCTATTGGTCGCGCACGGCATGGGCTATTTCAAGGACGAGGGCCTCGAAGCGGCGCGCCCGACCCTGATCCGCGGCTGGTCGCCGCTGGTCGAATCCTTCGCCGCCGGCAAGTTCAACCTGGTGCATCTCTTGAAGCCGATCCCGGTGTGGATGCGCTACAACAACGACTTCCCGGTCAAGATCATGGCCTGGGCCCACACCAACGGCTCCGGCGTCGTGGTCGGCAAGGACACCGGAATCCATTCGTTCAAGGATCTCGGCGGCAAGCAGCTGGCGGTGCCGTTCTGGTACTCGATGCACAATATCGTGCTGCAATATGCGCTGCGCAAATCCGGTATCAAGCCCGTGATCAAGGCGCAGAGCGAGCCGCTCGCCGCCGACGAATGCAATCTGCAGGTGATGGCGCCGCCCGAAATGCCGGCGGCGCTGGCCGCCAAGAAGATCGACGGCTACATCGTCGCCGAACCGTTCAACGCGCTCGGCGAAATCAAGGCCGGCGGTCGCATGCTGCGCTTCACCGGGGATATCTGGAAGAACCATCCCTGCTGCGTGCTGTGCATGAACGAGACCGTCATCACCAAGAAGCCGGAATGGACCCAGAAGGTGATGAACGCGCTGGTGCGGGCAGAGATCTACGCCTCGGCGAACAAGAAGGAAGTGGCGAAGTTGCTGTCGAAGGACGGCGAAGGCTATCTGCCGCTGCCGGCGCCGATTATCGAGCGGGCGATGACCTATTACGACGAGAAGGTCTATGGCGACAGCGGCGCGATCACCCATCCGGACTGGAATATCGGCCGCATCGACTTCCAGCCCTGGCCCTATCCCTCGGCCACCAAGCTGATCGTCGAGGCGATGAACGACACCGTGGTCAGCGGCGACACCACCTTCCTGAAGAAGCTCGATCCCGATTTCGTCGCCAAGGATCTGGTGAACTACGACTTCGTCAAGACCGCGATGAGCAAATATCCGGCCTGGAAGAGCGACCCGAGCGTCAATCCCGACGATCCGTTCAACCGCACCGAGGTGTTGGCGCTGTGA
- the cynS gene encoding cyanase, producing MTRADLTEKLLDIKREKGWTWKYICEQIGGMSPILVTGAILGQMKLTKPQAAKAAELFGLSKSEQAMINETPMRGMPMPPTDPLIYRLYELIMVNGPAIKVLIEEEFGDGIMSAIDFDMDILRQSDPKGDRVKIGMTGKFLPYKYYGAAGNDLALGLKED from the coding sequence ATGACCCGCGCCGACCTCACTGAAAAACTGCTCGACATCAAGCGCGAGAAGGGGTGGACCTGGAAATATATCTGCGAGCAGATCGGCGGCATGTCGCCGATCCTGGTCACCGGCGCGATCCTCGGCCAGATGAAATTGACCAAGCCGCAGGCCGCGAAGGCCGCCGAATTGTTCGGCCTGTCCAAGAGCGAGCAGGCGATGATCAACGAGACGCCGATGCGCGGCATGCCGATGCCGCCGACCGATCCGTTGATCTATCGGCTCTACGAATTGATCATGGTCAATGGCCCGGCGATCAAGGTGCTGATCGAGGAGGAATTCGGCGACGGCATCATGTCGGCGATCGATTTCGACATGGACATCCTGCGCCAGAGCGACCCGAAGGGCGACCGTGTCAAGATCGGCATGACCGGAAAATTCCTGCCGTATAAATATTACGGCGCCGCCGGCAACGATCTGGCACTCGGGCTGAAAGAGGATTGA
- a CDS encoding ABC transporter permease — translation MSATNLRRLIVVSLILCWEILPRFHIIPELFLPSLSSTLIAGWNDAGEYGQAMMVTLYEVAVSMVFACGGGILAGAVVGSLPRPRVLIMPMVSSLYAVPLVILYPVFTVWLGIGSESKIAFASIYGFLPTMLATAAGIQTIDPQLLIAARSMGATLSQRVTKVIIPAAIPTVLSGLRVGGALVIVGVVVAEMLISSAGIGYLISRYRTILDSAHVFAGVLLVLILAVAFNAIIRWIERYTAIWQTGTRAGADATGRNSAVLPATA, via the coding sequence ATGTCCGCCACAAACCTGCGCCGCCTGATCGTCGTCTCGCTGATCCTGTGCTGGGAGATCCTGCCGCGCTTCCATATCATCCCCGAATTGTTCCTGCCGTCATTGTCCTCGACGCTGATCGCCGGCTGGAATGACGCCGGCGAATATGGCCAGGCGATGATGGTGACCTTGTACGAGGTCGCGGTGTCGATGGTGTTCGCCTGCGGCGGCGGCATCCTCGCCGGCGCCGTGGTCGGCAGCCTGCCGCGGCCGCGAGTGCTGATCATGCCGATGGTGTCGAGCCTCTATGCCGTGCCGCTGGTGATTCTCTATCCGGTATTCACCGTCTGGCTCGGTATCGGCTCCGAATCCAAGATCGCCTTCGCGTCGATCTACGGCTTTCTGCCGACGATGCTGGCGACCGCCGCCGGGATCCAGACCATCGACCCGCAATTGCTGATCGCGGCGCGCAGCATGGGCGCGACGCTGAGCCAGCGCGTCACCAAGGTGATCATTCCGGCAGCGATTCCCACGGTGCTGTCGGGCCTGCGGGTCGGCGGCGCGCTGGTGATCGTCGGCGTCGTGGTGGCGGAGATGCTGATCTCGTCGGCCGGCATCGGCTATCTGATTTCCCGCTACCGCACCATTCTTGACAGCGCCCATGTGTTCGCCGGCGTGCTGCTGGTGCTGATCCTCGCGGTCGCCTTCAACGCCATCATCCGGTGGATCGAGCGCTATACCGCGATCTGGCAGACCGGAACCCGCGCCGGCGCGGATGCGACCGGTCGTAACTCGGCGGTCCTGCCGGCCACTGCGTAA
- a CDS encoding OsmC family protein encodes MTKIATALTGCLAPIDKQGLDALIANGKANPNVIKTLKCKTVAEGRFRHLNFIRSLPPYIVDEPPGLLGDDTAPNPSEASLAALGSCLAVGIHANAVAQGITVYKLEIELEGDLNITGVWGTGDLSEKPVGFTDVRAKVTFEADRPREELDALVAHARQWSPVANTFSRPVNLDVAIG; translated from the coding sequence ATGACCAAGATTGCCACCGCTCTGACCGGCTGCCTGGCGCCGATCGACAAACAGGGCCTCGATGCGCTGATCGCCAACGGCAAGGCCAATCCCAATGTGATCAAGACGCTGAAGTGCAAGACGGTGGCCGAGGGCCGATTCCGCCACCTCAATTTCATCCGCTCGCTGCCGCCCTACATCGTCGATGAGCCGCCTGGCCTGCTCGGCGACGACACCGCGCCGAATCCGTCCGAAGCCTCTCTAGCCGCGCTCGGCTCCTGCCTCGCCGTCGGCATCCATGCCAACGCGGTGGCGCAAGGCATCACCGTCTACAAGCTCGAGATCGAGCTCGAGGGCGACCTCAACATCACCGGCGTCTGGGGCACCGGCGACCTGTCGGAAAAGCCGGTCGGCTTCACCGACGTCCGCGCCAAGGTGACGTTCGAAGCCGATCGCCCGCGCGAAGAACTCGATGCGCTGGTGGCGCATGCGCGGCAGTGGTCGCCGGTCGCCAACACCTTCTCGCGGCCGGTGAATCTCGACGTCGCGATCGGCTGA
- a CDS encoding fumarylacetoacetate hydrolase family protein, producing the protein MKIATFKAGSTISYGIVADGGMIDAGRRMTKYPTLRALLTGGSLDDLRKLAGEQPDYKLAEVELLPTIPDPDKIFCIGVNYASHLKESGHPTPPHPMIFTRFANSQVGCGQPMIRPIESERFDYEGEMAVVIGKGGRRIARDAALSHVAGYACYNDGSIRDWQRHTSQFTPGKNFAGTGGFGPWMVTTDELPDIAKQTLTTRLNGVEVQSAPISDLVFDVPELIAYCSIFTDLVPGDVIVTGTTGGVGAYRVPPLWMKGGDVVEVEVSGIGILRNPVIDEVAKAVGQAA; encoded by the coding sequence ATGAAGATCGCAACTTTCAAGGCCGGCTCGACCATCAGCTACGGCATCGTGGCAGATGGCGGCATGATCGACGCCGGACGCCGGATGACGAAATATCCCACGCTGCGCGCGCTGTTGACCGGCGGCTCGCTCGATGATCTGCGCAAGCTGGCGGGCGAGCAGCCGGATTACAAGCTGGCCGAGGTCGAGCTGTTGCCGACCATTCCGGATCCGGACAAGATTTTCTGCATCGGCGTGAACTATGCCAGCCATTTGAAGGAGAGCGGCCATCCGACCCCGCCGCATCCGATGATCTTCACCCGCTTCGCCAATAGCCAGGTCGGCTGCGGCCAGCCGATGATCCGGCCGATCGAATCCGAGCGCTTCGATTATGAGGGCGAGATGGCGGTGGTGATCGGCAAGGGGGGGCGGCGGATTGCGCGCGACGCCGCGTTGTCGCACGTCGCCGGCTATGCCTGCTACAATGACGGCAGCATCCGCGACTGGCAGCGCCACACCTCGCAATTCACGCCCGGCAAGAACTTTGCTGGCACCGGCGGCTTCGGCCCCTGGATGGTCACCACCGACGAATTGCCCGACATCGCCAAGCAGACCCTGACCACGCGCCTCAACGGCGTCGAGGTGCAAAGCGCGCCGATTTCCGATCTGGTGTTCGACGTGCCGGAATTGATCGCCTATTGCTCGATCTTCACCGACCTCGTTCCGGGCGACGTCATCGTCACCGGCACCACCGGCGGCGTCGGCGCCTACCGGGTGCCGCCGCTGTGGATGAAGGGCGGCGACGTCGTCGAGGTCGAAGTGTCCGGCATCGGCATTCTGCGCAATCCGGTGATCGACGAAGTCGCCAAGGCGGTCGGCCAGGCCGCCTGA
- a CDS encoding polysaccharide deacetylase family protein — MFDLTLSFDNGPDPDITPLVLDVLARRGIASTFFVIGEKLADPARRKLAERARGEGHWIGNHTYTHSVPLGRQADPDSADKEIARTQRVIGDLADARRWFRPFGGGGVLDDGLLKPSVVAHLCRENYSCVLWNAIPRDWEDPDGWVDRALAQCQAQDWSLVVLHDLPTGAMRHLDMFLDRALEAGARLHQEFPPACVPIRSGEIALPITSYVSTIEEGIQQ, encoded by the coding sequence ATGTTTGATCTCACTTTGTCATTCGACAACGGCCCCGATCCGGACATCACGCCGCTGGTGCTCGATGTTCTGGCCCGGCGCGGCATCGCATCGACCTTCTTCGTGATCGGCGAAAAGCTCGCCGATCCGGCGCGGCGCAAATTGGCCGAGCGGGCGCGCGGCGAAGGCCACTGGATCGGCAACCACACCTATACGCATTCGGTGCCGCTCGGCCGCCAAGCCGATCCGGACAGCGCCGACAAGGAGATCGCCCGCACCCAGCGCGTGATCGGCGACCTCGCCGATGCGCGGCGCTGGTTCCGCCCGTTCGGCGGCGGCGGCGTGCTCGATGACGGGCTGCTGAAGCCCTCGGTGGTCGCGCATCTGTGCCGGGAGAACTACAGCTGCGTGCTGTGGAACGCGATTCCGCGCGATTGGGAAGACCCCGACGGCTGGGTCGATCGCGCGCTGGCGCAGTGCCAGGCGCAGGACTGGAGTCTCGTCGTGCTGCACGATCTGCCGACCGGCGCGATGCGCCATCTCGACATGTTTCTCGATCGCGCCCTGGAGGCGGGCGCGCGGCTGCACCAGGAATTTCCGCCGGCCTGCGTCCCGATTCGCTCGGGCGAAATCGCGCTTCCGATCACTTCCTACGTCTCAACCATCGAAGAAGGCATCCAACAATGA
- a CDS encoding acyl-CoA dehydrogenase family protein — MLDVQTIRQSDTAAIADAGVIEAVRSLSARELPALVNKIDVEGYYPEQVMRDFGRLGAYAQHLPGHSTSVDLVTAINAMAAAGEHCLSTSFCMWCQDALAWYVYCSDNEALKTGIGPQIASGAVLGGTALSNPMKSLFGIEPMRLKGRRANGGYVVKGLLPYVSNLGAGHYFGGIFEVADGSDSRNVMAVIPCDAEGVTLADNAKFTALDGTRTFAVQMRDVAVPDAWIIADPVDDYIKRIRAGFILLQAGMAFGLIRDCIRLMEQTRGPLGHVNKYLDVQPEPLAEQLVAMEAEVARLAATPFETDLAYWRAVIEARLAAGDASVAAAHGAMLHCGARGYVANAAAQRRLREAYFVAIVTPATKQLRKMLADMGH; from the coding sequence ATGCTGGACGTACAGACGATTAGGCAGAGCGACACGGCCGCCATCGCCGATGCGGGCGTGATCGAAGCGGTTCGCTCGTTGTCCGCGCGCGAATTGCCCGCACTGGTCAACAAGATCGATGTCGAGGGCTACTACCCCGAACAGGTGATGCGGGATTTTGGCCGGCTCGGCGCCTATGCGCAGCACCTTCCTGGGCACAGCACGAGCGTCGATCTGGTCACCGCCATCAACGCGATGGCGGCGGCCGGCGAGCACTGCCTGTCGACGTCGTTCTGCATGTGGTGCCAGGACGCGCTGGCCTGGTACGTCTATTGCTCCGACAATGAGGCGTTGAAGACCGGCATCGGTCCGCAGATTGCCAGCGGCGCGGTGCTGGGCGGCACCGCGCTGTCGAACCCGATGAAATCCCTGTTCGGGATCGAACCGATGCGGCTGAAGGGCCGCCGCGCCAATGGCGGCTATGTCGTCAAGGGCCTGCTGCCCTACGTCTCCAATCTCGGCGCCGGCCATTACTTCGGCGGCATCTTCGAGGTCGCCGACGGCAGCGACAGCCGCAATGTGATGGCGGTGATCCCCTGCGACGCCGAGGGCGTCACGCTTGCCGACAACGCCAAATTCACCGCGCTCGACGGCACCCGCACCTTCGCGGTGCAGATGCGCGACGTCGCGGTGCCCGACGCCTGGATCATCGCCGATCCGGTCGACGACTATATCAAGCGCATCCGCGCCGGCTTCATCCTGCTGCAGGCCGGCATGGCGTTCGGCCTGATCCGCGACTGCATCAGGCTGATGGAGCAGACCCGGGGGCCGCTCGGCCACGTCAACAAATATCTCGACGTCCAGCCCGAGCCCCTGGCCGAGCAATTGGTGGCGATGGAAGCCGAAGTCGCCCGCCTCGCCGCCACGCCGTTCGAGACCGACCTCGCCTATTGGCGCGCGGTGATCGAGGCGCGGCTGGCCGCGGGCGACGCCTCGGTGGCTGCGGCACACGGCGCGATGCTCCATTGCGGCGCGCGCGGCTACGTCGCCAACGCCGCCGCGCAACGCCGGCTGCGCGAGGCCTATTTCGTCGCCATCGTCACGCCGGCCACCAAGCAACTACGCAAGATGCTCGCGGACATGGGGCACTGA
- a CDS encoding sulfurtransferase codes for MSEKVLVTPAELSEMLKSPGTVVIDTRDPASYAAGHVPGAVNIHEIFTYLAMSTPEGVAAMRDKFAATFGAAGLSGEETAVIYEQSMNTGFGQSCRGYVLLRYLGYPKIKILHGGYAAWTAAELPTSTETPTPTAKTFPIDSSAAGILVDLEAMKAAVADPNLVKLDTRDVDEWVGESSSPYGKDYCPRKGRIPGAVWIEWYRMMKPSPAGPVFKSANEILAECATVGITPDTPVVLYCFKGARASNTLVALKEAGIKDVSLYFGSWNEWSRDPSLPIEEGLPFAQPMMAAAE; via the coding sequence ATGAGTGAGAAGGTTCTCGTAACCCCCGCCGAATTGTCCGAGATGCTGAAATCCCCCGGAACGGTGGTGATCGATACCCGCGATCCGGCCTCCTACGCCGCCGGCCATGTCCCCGGCGCCGTCAACATCCATGAGATCTTCACCTATCTCGCAATGTCGACGCCCGAAGGCGTCGCGGCGATGCGCGACAAATTCGCCGCGACCTTCGGCGCCGCCGGCCTGTCCGGCGAGGAGACCGCGGTGATCTACGAGCAATCGATGAATACCGGCTTCGGCCAGTCCTGCCGCGGCTATGTGTTGTTGCGCTATCTCGGCTATCCGAAAATCAAGATCCTGCATGGCGGCTACGCGGCCTGGACCGCGGCCGAACTGCCGACCAGCACCGAGACGCCCACCCCGACCGCCAAGACTTTCCCGATCGATTCCAGCGCCGCCGGCATTCTGGTCGACCTGGAAGCGATGAAGGCCGCGGTCGCCGATCCCAACCTGGTCAAGCTCGACACCCGCGACGTCGACGAATGGGTCGGCGAAAGCTCCTCGCCCTACGGCAAGGATTACTGCCCGCGCAAGGGCAGGATTCCCGGCGCGGTCTGGATCGAATGGTACCGGATGATGAAGCCGTCGCCGGCCGGCCCGGTGTTCAAATCGGCCAACGAGATCCTCGCCGAATGCGCCACCGTCGGCATCACGCCGGATACGCCAGTGGTGCTGTATTGCTTCAAGGGCGCGCGCGCCTCCAACACGCTGGTCGCGCTGAAGGAGGCCGGCATCAAGGATGTCAGCCTGTATTTCGGCTCATGGAACGAATGGTCGCGCGACCCTTCATTGCCGATCGAGGAGGGTCTTCCCTTCGCGCAGCCGATGATGGCCGCCGCGGAGTGA